From Thamnophis elegans isolate rThaEle1 chromosome 12, rThaEle1.pri, whole genome shotgun sequence, one genomic window encodes:
- the LOC116516107 gene encoding dachshund homolog 1-like has product MAVSSPPSIPATSNPGGGGGGGGGGGATGGGCSSGGGGGSSSSSNSSAGGSAGLFRADPLYAPSPSESPRLAAGGGGGGSSGGGASSLIHGFLSNAAPAGGGGGLGVPGSAAAAAAAPLVGNECKMVDLHGVKVASFVVDGQELICLPQVFDLFLKHLVGGLHTVYTKLKRLDIAPVVCTVEQVRILRGLGAIQPGVNRCKLITRKDFETLYSDCTNAR; this is encoded by the coding sequence ATGGCCGTGTCTTCTCCCCCGAGCATTCCCGCAACTTCCAACcccggaggaggcggaggaggcggcggcggcggcggagcaaCCGGCGGGGgctgcagcagcggcggcggcggtggaagcagcagcagcagcaacagcagcgcgGGGGGCTCGGCCGGCTTGTTCCGGGCGGACCCTCTTTATGCCCCCAGCCCCTCCGAGTCCCCGCGGCTGgccgccggcggcggcggcggcgggagcaGCGGCGGCGGGGCGAGCAGCCTCATCCACGGCTTCCTCTCCAACGCGGCGCCCGCGGGCGGCGGCGGGGGTCTGGGGGTCCCCGGgtccgcggcggcggcggcggcggcccctCTGGTGGGCAACGAGTGCAAGATGGTGGACCTGCACGGGGTGAAGGTGGCCTCCTTCGTGGTGGACGGGCAGGAGCTGATCTGCCTGCCGCAGGTCTTCGACCTCTTCCTCAAGCACCTGGTCGGCGGGCTGCACACCGTCTACACCAAGCTCAAGCGGCTGGACATCGCGCCCGTCGTCTGCACCGTGGAGCAAGTGCGCATCCTGCGCGGGCTGGGCGCCATCCAGCCGGGCGTCAACCGGTGCAAGCTCATCACGCGCAAGGACTTCGAAACTTTGTACAGCGACTGCACCAACGCCAGGTGA